In a genomic window of Lathamus discolor isolate bLatDis1 chromosome 4, bLatDis1.hap1, whole genome shotgun sequence:
- the N4BP2L1 gene encoding NEDD4-binding protein 2-like 1 isoform X2 yields MFRVEGQCHNCTVLRQLKRDYPGAVVLSTDDFFIENGVYVFEPDFLEDAHKWNQKRARKAMKNGKSPVIIDNTNIHAWEMKPYVIMARENGYEVVFQEPDTPWKFNVQELTRRNTHHVPRQKIQQMKEQYEHNVTFHSVLQSEKPRRDERRSREPNAAYSMGAHSCPPPALSNRRPHVAHTSNMPFNRRGGFPSGF; encoded by the exons ATGTTCCGGGTAGAAGGCCAATGCCATAACTGCACGGTTTTGCG acaACTGAAACGTGACTATCCCGGTGCTGTAGTTCTTAGTACTGATGACTTCTTCATTGAAAATGGCGTATATGTGTTTGAGCCTGACTTCCTAGAGGATGCACACAAATGGAACCAAAAGAGAG CACGCAAAGCAATGAAGAATGGGAAAAGCCCGGTTATTATTGATAATACCAACATCCATGCTTGGGAAATGAAGCCGTATGTGATAATG GCACGTGAAAACGGATATGAAGTTGTATTCCAAGAACCAGACACACCCTGGAAGTTCAATGTTCAAGAACTGACGAG AAGAAATACTCATCACGTCCCTCGACAAAAGATACAACAGATGAAGGAACAATACGAGCACAATGTTACCTTCCACAGTGTTCTTCAGTCCGAAAAACCACGCCGAGATGAAAGAAGGTCCCGTGAACCAAACGCAGCTTACAGCATGGGTGCCCATTCCTGCCCACCTCCAGCCCTCTCAAACAGGAGGCCTCACGTGGCGCATACAAGCAATATGCCTTTTAACCGAAGAGGTGGATTCCCCAGTGGGTTTTAA
- the LOC136013886 gene encoding uncharacterized protein LOC136013886, with product MFGAMAFVFRSNRYKRWSPAVWRWKHLPADEKWETVLKKNHGHLSTKAKQRGKRKRNKKIKGNPTEITKKMLGGAAHHPVPDDQDTSGSEEDYMEEDSKSLYIFSEGPEDSVTVSEEQPNGDDESLKEAAGVSREGFPITVSEVSTMTNSALKSELPVESDSSLLIDLKPFSTDNLSKNAVDDEETNQRHIENLCRSSFLKIIKEKNSIQETEGISEDCNTLLLSKENKLRSYQSTPEADMEAKLLSGEGKKIFQCYNSNIHANVPGDNTEDTRALKAEENSSNAQAFFPINFQLPTEELQPSFDTQVSLSSWSENNFVGEQRLPKMRKPKQTHMNCSKQLKCRWSNEGLVKENHWVTVTEEAGNVMSNGLSASAAGEVQFHSLVEARATFMQCSSEVDTPRNDAAPITSKRKRYRRIVNLAPKFSLPRQIDGSTDGEKEVPIKDDVPQKSVLEVGKKSFLCKDHREECEQDRALQEHSALFSGTEATSSMPTADSDTLLHGISCIHLGHSSPMPEYSCRVCVVSGMKKEQARAHNQQEVADKKEGESEQVSSEVTNSRPDILSSVKVVSEYSEDSSMQASCSENVQEADDAEPAEASQLKDNQDVNMACSFLGLPLSLGFAFQLVQLFGSPGLPLESLLPDDYVVPLDWKVSKMIYLLWKTSVEEKQKTSGLQNRNALADDFIGLEDINKSHQENQDSSETLEVLELFQGMIEENIVACTGTGSLDAVSHQP from the exons ATGTTTGGAgcgatggcatttgtcttccgaAGTAACCGCTACAAgcgatggagccctgctgtctgGAGATGGAAACACCTGCCTGCCGATGAGAAGTG GGagacagttttaaagaaaaaccatGGGCACCTGTctacaaaagcaaagcagaggggaaagcgaaaaagaaacaaaaaaattaaaggtaATCCTACAGaaatcacaaagaaaatgtTAGGTGGAGCAGctcatcatccagttccagatGACCAGGACACATCAGGAAGTGAAGAGGATTACATGGAAGAAGACAGCAAATCATTGTATATATTCAGTGAAGGTCCAGAGGATTCAGTAACAGTTTCTGAAGAACAGCCTAATGGTGATGATGAAAGCCTGAAAGAAGCTGCAGGGGTTTCGAGGGAAGGGTTTCCCATCACTGTGTCTGAGGTCTCAACAATGACCAACAGTGCACTGAAAAGTGAGTTGCCCGTGGAAAGCGACAGTTCACTTCTAATAGATCTAAAACCTTTTTCTACTGATAACCTATCAAAAAATGCAGTAGATGATGAGGAAACAAATCAAAGGCACATAGAAAATCTTTGCAGGAGCAGTTTcctaaaaataatcaaagagaaaaattctATCCAGGAAACAGAAGGCATCTCTGAAGACTGTAACACCCTACTgttaagcaaagaaaacaaactcagATCATATCAAAGTACACCTGAAGCTGACATGGAAGCTAAGCTGTTAAgtggtgaaggaaaaaaaatctttcagtgTTACAATTCAAATATACATGCTAATGTGCCTGGTGATAACACAGAGGACACACGTGcattaaaagcagaagagaacagCTCTAATGCCCAGGctttttttccaattaatttCCAACTACCTACTGAGGAACTGCAGCCGAGCTTTGATACACaagtttctctctcttcttgGTCTGAGAATAATTTTGTAGGTGAACAAAGGCTCCCAAAAATGAGAAAACCTAAACAGACTCATATGAACTGTTCAAAACAGCTAAAATGCCGTTGGTCAAATGAAGGATTGGTGAAGGAAAACCATTGGGTAACAGTAACTGAAGAGGCTGGTAATGTAATGAGTAATGGTCTGTCAGCATCTGCAGCTGGTGAAGTGCAGTTTCATTCCCTGGTGGAAGCCAGGGCCACCTTCATGCAGTGTTCAAGTGAAGTAGATACTCCAAGAAATGATGCTGCACCAATTacatcaaagagaaaaagatacaGAAGAATTGTCAACTTGGCACCAAAGTTCAGTCTACCAAGACAGATTGATGGTAGTACAGATGGAGAGAAGGAAGTCCCAATAAAAGATGATGTTCCCcagaaaagtgttttggaagtggggaaaaagagCTTTCTATGCAAGGACCACAGAGAAGAATGTGAACAGGACCGTGCATTGCAGGAACATTCTGCACTTTTCAGTGGCACCGAGGCAACCTCTTCCATGCCTACTGCAGACTCAGATACTCTGTTACATGGTATTTCTTGCATTCATTTGGGACATTCTTCTCCTATGCCAGAATATTCCTGCAGAGTTTGTGTAGTTTCTGGGATGAAGAAGGAACAAGCTAGAGCTCATAACCAACAGGAGGTAGCTGATAAAAAAGAGGGTGAAAGCGAACAAGTTTCCTCAGAGGTTACGAATAGCCGACCAGATATTTTGTCGTCTGTGAAAGTTGTTTCTGAATATTCCGAAGATTCTAGTATGCAGGCAAGCTGCAGTGAAAACGTGCAGGAAGCAGATGACGCTGAGCCAGCAGAGGCCTCACAACTCAAAGATAATCAAGATGTGAATATGGCATGCAGTTTTCTGGGACTTCCCTTATCATTAGgatttgcttttcagcttgtgCAGCTCTTTGGTTCTCCAGGTCTTCCACTGG aatcCTTGTTGCCAGATGATTATGTAGTTCCTCTTGACTGGAAAGTTTCAAAGATGATCTATTTACTGTGGAAGACCTCTGTGGAG gaaaaacagaaaacaagtggATTGCAGAATAGAAACGCCTTGGCTG atgattTTATTGGTCTTGAAGATATAAATAAAAGTCACCAAGAGAATCAAGACTCTTCTGAAACACTTGAAGTATTGGAGCTGTTTCAAGGGATGATAGAAGAGAACATTGTGGCCTGCACTGGCACTGGCTCTCTGGATGCTGTGTCTCATCAGCCATGA
- the N4BP2L1 gene encoding NEDD4-binding protein 2-like 1 isoform X1, whose translation MDERLVQALGGLSLQPRRGRFAGRLVLLRGLPGSGKSTLARQLKRDYPGAVVLSTDDFFIENGVYVFEPDFLEDAHKWNQKRARKAMKNGKSPVIIDNTNIHAWEMKPYVIMARENGYEVVFQEPDTPWKFNVQELTRRNTHHVPRQKIQQMKEQYEHNVTFHSVLQSEKPRRDERRSREPNAAYSMGAHSCPPPALSNRRPHVAHTSNMPFNRRGGFPSGF comes from the exons ATGGATGAGCGGCTGGTGCAGGCCCTGGGGGGGCTCAGCCTGCAGCCCCGGCGGGGCCGGTTCGCCGGGCggctggtgctgctgcgggGGCTGCCGGGCTCCGGGAAGAGCACCTTGGCCAG acaACTGAAACGTGACTATCCCGGTGCTGTAGTTCTTAGTACTGATGACTTCTTCATTGAAAATGGCGTATATGTGTTTGAGCCTGACTTCCTAGAGGATGCACACAAATGGAACCAAAAGAGAG CACGCAAAGCAATGAAGAATGGGAAAAGCCCGGTTATTATTGATAATACCAACATCCATGCTTGGGAAATGAAGCCGTATGTGATAATG GCACGTGAAAACGGATATGAAGTTGTATTCCAAGAACCAGACACACCCTGGAAGTTCAATGTTCAAGAACTGACGAG AAGAAATACTCATCACGTCCCTCGACAAAAGATACAACAGATGAAGGAACAATACGAGCACAATGTTACCTTCCACAGTGTTCTTCAGTCCGAAAAACCACGCCGAGATGAAAGAAGGTCCCGTGAACCAAACGCAGCTTACAGCATGGGTGCCCATTCCTGCCCACCTCCAGCCCTCTCAAACAGGAGGCCTCACGTGGCGCATACAAGCAATATGCCTTTTAACCGAAGAGGTGGATTCCCCAGTGGGTTTTAA